From the Borreliella afzelii genome, the window TCCATCCTGCAAACTAATAGAGGCTATTGCAGATGCAATTCCCGTAGCAAATGGATTTACAGTAGAAGCCATAGTCCCCACTCCAGCTCCCAAAGCAATAATAGCTACTCCAACAACATTATCATAACCCAAGGCCACTATTAAGGGAATCATAACAAAATAAAAAGGAAGAGTCTCTTCACTCATTCCAGTTACAGTTCCACCAATTGAAAAAATAAACATTAACAAAGGAATAAGCAATTTATCTTTATGTCCTAACTTCTTAATTAAAGAATAAATTCCCGCATCTATTGCTCCTGTTTTCATAATAATCCCATAAGCACCTCCAACAATTAAAACAAAAATAATAACTTCAGCTGCATGTTCCATACCTTTTGACATTGCAGTTAGAATAGTCATAATAGGATGTAAAAACCCTCTAGGACCTCTATCGATAGTTTGATAAGTTCCGGCAACGATTATCTCCCTTTTAGGCCCATCGCCTATTTGCCTAAATTCTTTATCAAACTTCCCAGCAGGAATCACATATGTTAAGATAGTAACAAACACAATTAAAGAGAATATTATTGTAAAACTACTTGGCATTTTGCTCATAACATTCCTCCTAAATAATTTCAAATTTCATATAAATAAATACCATTTATTATCCCAAAGTCGATACCATAACGGCTTTAATGGCATGCACCCTATTTTCAGCAACATCAAAAACAACTGAATTTTTACTTTCAAAAATTTCTTCTGTAACTTCAATTCCATCAAGTCCATATTTATCAAAAATATCCCTACCAACCACAGTACTCAAATCATGAAAAGCAGGTAAACAATGCATAAATATTGCATCATCTTTTGCCATGCACATCAATTCTTTATTGACCTGATAAAGCTTTAGAAGATTTATTCTATCTTCCCAATTACTCTCCTCGCCCATAGATACCCACACATCAGTATACACAACATCAGCGCATTTAACAGCCTCCTCTTTAGAATCCGTAATTGTAATTTTGCCCCCACTCTTTAAAGCTAAAGACTTAGCCTTAAGAGTCAAATTGGAATCTGGAAAAAGCTCTTTGGGGGCAAAAATTCTGAAATCTAGTCCCATAATAGCACAACCTTTTAACAAAGAATTAGCAATATTCCCCCTGCCATCGCCACAAAATACTATTTTAATTCCTTTTAAACTTCCCTTATGCTCTTTTATTGTCATCAAATCAGCTAGTATTTGGGTTGGGTGAGAAATATCTGTCAATCCATTGTAAACAGGAACATTAGAATAATTTGCCAAACATTCAACAGTCTCTTGAGAAAACCCCCTAAACCCAATGGCATCATACATGCGCCCTAAAACTCTAGCGGTATCTTTCATAGACTCTTTTACGCCTATTTGATTCCCCTTAGGTCCTAAATACGTAATATTTGCCCCTTGATCATATGCTGCAATTTCAAAAGCACACCGCGTTCTTGTTGAATCTTTCTCGAAAATTATAACTATATTTTTACCTTTAAGTTTCTGCACCTCAATTCCTGCATATTTTGATTTTTTTAAATCAATCGATAAATCAAGTAAATATTTAATATCTTTGCTTGTAAAATCTAAAAGATTTAAAAAGCTCCTATTTCGTAAATTATACATAATAACCCCCCAACCTTACAATTAGTTTTTAAAAACCATCAGTTTAGTTCATTTAAGTCGAATACTAAATATCCTCTCTTATTAACGGCATAGACATGCATCTTGGACCTCCACGACCTCTTGAGAGCTCACTAGACGGAATTCTATGAACCTTAATGCCATTTTCTTCAAATAACTTATTAGTCACATGATTTCTAGAATAAGCAATTATTTCTCCTGGAGCTATAGCTAAAACATTAGCACCATCATTCCATTGTTCTCTTGCCCCATGTATTAAGTCTCCACCCGCACATTTTATTATGTCAATCTTCCTGCCAAGATAAAAACTTAAAACATCTTTAATCCTGGCTTTTTCTTTTTTAATATGAATTTTACTGGAACTTGGATTATATGTTAAAACATAAATTGAAAAATACATATCATCACTTGTAAAACTTGTAAAAACACTATAATCAATTTGGGTAAAAACCGTATCCAAATGCATATAAGACCTATTTTTTGGAATTTGAAAAGCCAAAATTGTATCAAATGAAGTCTTATTTTTAAAAAGGCTAATAGCCAATTTTTCTACAGACTTTGCTTCTGTTCTTTCGGAAATTCCAATAACCAAAAGACCTTTGTTTAAAACAAGTTCATCTCCACCTTCTAAAGAAGCCTCTTCCCATCTATTTAACCAAATTGGAACATTTTCCTTGTAAACGGGATGATATTT encodes:
- the argF gene encoding ornithine carbamoyltransferase — protein: MYNLRNRSFLNLLDFTSKDIKYLLDLSIDLKKSKYAGIEVQKLKGKNIVIIFEKDSTRTRCAFEIAAYDQGANITYLGPKGNQIGVKESMKDTARVLGRMYDAIGFRGFSQETVECLANYSNVPVYNGLTDISHPTQILADLMTIKEHKGSLKGIKIVFCGDGRGNIANSLLKGCAIMGLDFRIFAPKELFPDSNLTLKAKSLALKSGGKITITDSKEEAVKCADVVYTDVWVSMGEESNWEDRINLLKLYQVNKELMCMAKDDAIFMHCLPAFHDLSTVVGRDIFDKYGLDGIEVTEEIFESKNSVVFDVAENRVHAIKAVMVSTLG
- the arcA gene encoding arginine deiminase, whose product is MEEYLNPINIFSEIGRLKKVLLHRPGEELENLTPFIMKNFLFDDIPYLEVARQEHEVFASILKNNLVEIEYIEDLVSEVLVSSVALQNKFISQFILEAEIKTDFTINLLKDYFSSLTIDNMISKMISGVVTEELKNYTSSLDDLVNGANLFIIDPMPNVLFTRDPFASIGNGVTINKMFTKVRQRETIFAEYIFKYHPVYKENVPIWLNRWEEASLEGGDELVLNKGLLVIGISERTEAKSVEKLAISLFKNKTSFDTILAFQIPKNRSYMHLDTVFTQIDYSVFTSFTSDDMYFSIYVLTYNPSSSKIHIKKEKARIKDVLSFYLGRKIDIIKCAGGDLIHGAREQWNDGANVLAIAPGEIIAYSRNHVTNKLFEENGIKVHRIPSSELSRGRGGPRCMSMPLIREDI